Part of the uncultured Desulfobacter sp. genome, CCAAGGGTTCGTCTTTTTTAAAACTGAACCCGCGTTTGCTCTGGGTCAGTTGATTGAGTGAAAAGCCTAAGTCAAGAAGGATGCTGTTAACCCCGTCTATGCCGGCATCTTTGAGAATGCCGGGAAGATCACTGAAGTTGTTATGGTACAGCCGGACATTGTCCTCGAAACCGTGAAGTACATTCCGGGCATTGGTGATGGCATCCATATCCTGGTCAATGCCGATGAGCAACCCGTCGGAGCCGATGGCCTTGAGTGTTGCCATGGCGTGTCCGCATCCGCCCAGGGTGCAGTCTACACATAGGTCTCCGGGTTTGATGTTTTGGTACGCATGCACCTGATTCGGCATGACGGAAGTGTGTTCGAAACCCATATTATAACCCTATGGAAGCAATCTCTTCTCGGACGTCCTCCCGCTTAAGCTCCTGCTCCATTTTCTTTTGTTCCTGCTCCCATTTTTCCTTTGCCCATATTTCAAACCGGTCCAGAACACCCACAAGAACGACCTCTTTGTCGATCTCTGCGTACGCTCTTAGACTCTGGGGAATTAAAACCCTGTCCTGCTTGTCGCATGTCAGCGGACAGGCATTTCCCAGAAAGAAACGTTTAAAGCTCTGCATGGCTGCAGTTTTAACCGTTTTCAAGCGGCCTTCTATAGCCTTCCATTCGCTGAAGGTAAAGGCGAAGATGCAGCCGTCCTTGCTTGAGACCACAATTCCGTATTCATCCTCCGCCTTGAGCACTTTTCTGAATCGTGCCGGGATGATGAGTCTCCCTTTGCCATCAATGGTATGACAGGAACTTGATCGGAACACTTGAGCGGCCTTTTTATTGAATGCTGCATCCACTTTGCACCCACCTTGCTGCCACTTTTACGAAAAATATAAAAGAAGTCAAGGTAAAAAGTGAATAATTTTTATAAAATAGGTAGATAGGAAAATTAATAGAGCATCTGAAAAAAAAATTCAATGAAAAAAATAATTAAAAATTTTTATGAAAAATAAAGGGTTGGGTTGGGTTGTGCTGGATTGGTCGGATTTGGTGTCCAGGAAAGGGGTGTTGGGTGGAGGATTGTGGAGGGAGGGTGGTGGTGAGAAGTGGGGTGTCCGCGAATTACGGTAAACCGGTAAAGATTCTCAGATTAAATTTTTTTTCTGGTGGTCTCGACGGGTTGGGGGGGGGAGGGGGAGGGCTTAGGGATGGACCTGGGCCGGCAGGTAGATGGTAACCACTGTGCCGCCCCCGGTTTGGGACGCCGCAGATATATGGCCTTTGTGGCGGCTGACGATGGAATAGCAGATGGAAAGCCCCATGCCGCAGCTGTCCTCTTTGGTTGTGTAGTAGGGGTCAAAGATCCTGTCCAGGCGTGTTTTAGGTATTCCGCACCCCTGGTCCCGGAACGTGATTTTGATGTAGGTCCCCTTGGCAATGGGCAGGCGGTCCTCTTCTGACGGATGGAAATTTTTCAATTCAATAAACAAGGTCCCGCTGCCTTTTCCGGCCATGGCGTGGCGGGCGTTCATCACGATGTTTCCCACCACTTGCTCCAACTGTTTTCTATCGGCATCAATGTGCCACAGATCCTTGGGCGATGCTAAATTCAGCTGGATGTCGGACCCGGCCAGGGTCAGCGTGGTAATATGCCGGATCAATGTTTCAACGCTCAAGTGTTCCTTCAAAGGCGCGCCGCCCTTGGCAAAGGTGAGAAGTTCTCTGGTGAGCCGGGCTGCCTCCTCCATGGATGACTCGGCTTTGTGGAGATAGGTCAGGGCTTTGGGATTCTCTTTGGTTTCAAGCTTGGCCAGGGTGATATTTCCGTACAGGCTTGTCATGATATTGTTGAAATTATGGGCAATGCCCCCGGCCAACGCCCCAATGGACTTTAACCATTGGTCATTCATGCCGGGTTTCCGGGGAAACTTGTCCAGGGAAGGTGTAAAGTTTTCTTTTACGAGAACTTGATATACGTTCTGATTCGGGTCACCAAGATCAAGCGGGCAGATAAATATTTCCAGGGTTTTCCGGGTTCCCGCTTTTTGGCGCAGCAGCGTGTTCAAGATTAAAAGCGGACGGCCAAGCATTCTTTCATGTAAGGGAAAAATCGGGGGGGCATCGTCTGTCAGGGAAAACAGGTTTGCAATATTTTGATCCACAAGTTCAAGTGTGCTGTACAGGGACAACCTTGCAAAGCGTTTGTTGGACCGCAGGATTATACCATGGTCGGATACCAGCAGCAGTGGTTCCCGGGATGTTTCAAAATATTCATTATAAATTGTTTTCAACCGATTCCGCCGGTTGACGTCGTTAAATATGGACTGCTGGGAAGCGCTCATCATTTCCTGTTGTCGGCTTTATGCAAAAGGGTATTTGGGGGGCTTTGGGGTGCTGTTTCAACGATATCGTTAAAGCGCCCCGGCAATGGTCCGGTGTACCTGATCAATTTTTTTATTCAGATCCGCCTTGCTGCAGTTTGGGATATGCACTGGGGGGTGGATGATAAGCTCCACCGTGCCCGGCCTAAGATCCAGCGTGTCAGAGGGGAGAATATGTTCTGAATTTTTAATGGTGACCGGCAAAACCGGCAACCCTGATGTCATGGCAAAGACGAATGCGCCTTTTTTAAAGGGCAGAAGTTTGCCCCTGGATCTTGTCCCTTCGGCAAAAAAAAGCACGCTGGCCTTGTCCGATAATTTTTTTTTTGCCGCCTGTATGGATTCCACGGCTGCCTGCCCATTGGACCTGTTGACATAGATGCAGCCAAGAAACGAGCAGGCGGTGCCGAAAACCGGAATTTTTTTAAGTTCCATTTTCATGACCCATTTAATGATGAGACCAGTGTACCCGTGCAGGGCAGGGATGTCCGCCATGCTTTTGTGGTTGGCCACCACCACGTAGGGTGCCTGTGGATCGTAATTCTGTCTGCCCTGGATTCGAACCCGTATGAGCGCAACGGCACAGAATATTCTGGCCCAGATTACGGCCATGGCATCGGCCTTGTCCGGGCCGAAAACAGCCCCCACAACAATACAGATCAGCGCCATGACCAGAGTGTTTAACACCATGGCCGGGATCACAAAAATCCATTTATAGGGCTGATATGCTATTTTAAATAAGTCCTTCACTCCTGGCCGGATTCAGTGCTGTCCTGTTGTTCTATGCCCATAAGTTTGTCCGTGTATGAAACAATATCTTCGGCTTTATAACTGGTCAGGGTAAAGGCATAGGGGGTATATGAGCATGACCCTTCCACATCCTGATCATCATTTTTGTCGAACAGATTTAAAACAAAAGTTTTATCGTTTTCAAGGGAAATTTTACATGAGGGCGCTTTTTCTTTTAATTGGGCCGCCTTGTCTTCTTCCATAAAAGCCTGGCATTCGAGCTTTGATAACGATGACAGAAGATCGGATATGGTTTTTTCATCCACCTCTGAGCCGTCTTCATTTTTCCAGACCGTTTTTTCGGGTGTCGTTTTTTCTGCG contains:
- the mraZ gene encoding division/cell wall cluster transcriptional repressor MraZ; its protein translation is MDAAFNKKAAQVFRSSSCHTIDGKGRLIIPARFRKVLKAEDEYGIVVSSKDGCIFAFTFSEWKAIEGRLKTVKTAAMQSFKRFFLGNACPLTCDKQDRVLIPQSLRAYAEIDKEVVLVGVLDRFEIWAKEKWEQEQKKMEQELKREDVREEIASIGL
- a CDS encoding ATP-binding protein — encoded protein: MMSASQQSIFNDVNRRNRLKTIYNEYFETSREPLLLVSDHGIILRSNKRFARLSLYSTLELVDQNIANLFSLTDDAPPIFPLHERMLGRPLLILNTLLRQKAGTRKTLEIFICPLDLGDPNQNVYQVLVKENFTPSLDKFPRKPGMNDQWLKSIGALAGGIAHNFNNIMTSLYGNITLAKLETKENPKALTYLHKAESSMEEAARLTRELLTFAKGGAPLKEHLSVETLIRHITTLTLAGSDIQLNLASPKDLWHIDADRKQLEQVVGNIVMNARHAMAGKGSGTLFIELKNFHPSEEDRLPIAKGTYIKITFRDQGCGIPKTRLDRIFDPYYTTKEDSCGMGLSICYSIVSRHKGHISAASQTGGGTVVTIYLPAQVHP
- a CDS encoding lysophospholipid acyltransferase family protein, which produces MKDLFKIAYQPYKWIFVIPAMVLNTLVMALICIVVGAVFGPDKADAMAVIWARIFCAVALIRVRIQGRQNYDPQAPYVVVANHKSMADIPALHGYTGLIIKWVMKMELKKIPVFGTACSFLGCIYVNRSNGQAAVESIQAAKKKLSDKASVLFFAEGTRSRGKLLPFKKGAFVFAMTSGLPVLPVTIKNSEHILPSDTLDLRPGTVELIIHPPVHIPNCSKADLNKKIDQVHRTIAGAL